In the genome of Fusobacterium perfoetens, one region contains:
- a CDS encoding LptF/LptG family permease, protein MKIINDYILKESKLSIAFGIVLFTFIFLIEIIVSMMESILVRGLSIIDVIRMISFYLPMILSQTIPMGIFLGIMITFGNFAKNSEITALNSMGVSLNQILKPVISIGVLATLFIFFLQESLVPRSYIKLQQLSYKMVYENPVFQLKDKVLIDGVSNYKIYIDSVNKRTKDAENVLVMVEEENSKYPTLVLGKTANWEDAALLMKDADFYRYDDKGDLVVTGNFEKKRVPFTSYFKDIRVKVKEIEGMNIAQLINEIKTRDKLEILPYIVEINRKIAVPMSTIALAILGVLLSIGNSRAGKGINFGIGIVVIFLYIVLLNIGMVLSYRGIVSPVVGVWTPNILLYIYTFIMYSRKVRLV, encoded by the coding sequence ATGAAGATAATAAATGACTATATATTGAAAGAATCAAAATTATCAATAGCTTTTGGTATCGTTTTGTTTACTTTCATTTTCTTAATAGAGATAATAGTATCAATGATGGAAAGTATACTTGTAAGAGGTCTTTCAATAATAGATGTAATTAGAATGATATCTTTTTACTTGCCGATGATACTTTCTCAAACTATTCCAATGGGAATATTTTTGGGGATAATGATAACTTTTGGAAATTTTGCTAAAAATAGTGAGATAACAGCTCTAAATTCTATGGGAGTTTCACTAAATCAAATTTTAAAACCTGTAATAAGTATAGGAGTTTTAGCAACTTTATTTATATTTTTCTTACAAGAAAGTTTAGTTCCAAGATCATATATAAAACTTCAACAGCTTTCTTATAAAATGGTATATGAAAATCCAGTTTTTCAACTAAAGGATAAAGTTTTGATAGATGGTGTATCAAATTATAAAATATATATAGACTCAGTTAATAAAAGAACTAAGGATGCAGAAAATGTTCTTGTTATGGTAGAGGAAGAAAATAGCAAATATCCAACTTTAGTTCTTGGAAAAACTGCCAACTGGGAAGATGCGGCACTTTTGATGAAAGATGCTGATTTCTATAGATATGATGATAAAGGAGATTTAGTTGTAACTGGAAATTTTGAAAAGAAAAGAGTTCCATTCACATCATATTTTAAAGATATAAGAGTAAAAGTCAAAGAAATAGAGGGAATGAATATAGCTCAACTTATAAATGAGATTAAGACAAGAGATAAGTTGGAGATACTTCCATATATAGTAGAGATAAATAGAAAAATAGCTGTTCCTATGTCAACAATTGCCCTTGCAATTTTAGGAGTTTTACTTTCAATAGGAAATTCAAGAGCTGGAAAAGGAATAAATTTTGGTATAGGAATAGTAGTAATATTTTTATATATAGTTCTTTTAAATATTGGAATGGTATTATCTTATAGAGGAATTGTAAGCCCAGTAGTTGGAGTATGGACACCAAATATTCTTCTTTATATCTATACATTTATAATGTATTCAAGAAAGGTAAGGTTGGTATAA
- a CDS encoding CvpA family protein: MYLDIITLIILGISVLSGISNGFVVEFISTFGILINLYITHKLTPFFCKFTEELLKRQDETYIYAITFLVVFMVIAIILHLLNLFLKSQNTSMIFRLLGGFVSLAKGLLICAIMFTFYNVAQEKIEPIRKIGKDSIFNEYFLKVTDNVDFYIPKNLKSKIQEIKNEKTVEKYMNKLDGMWGSK, from the coding sequence ATGTATCTTGATATAATAACTCTTATTATTTTGGGAATCTCTGTATTAAGTGGAATAAGTAATGGATTTGTTGTAGAATTTATTTCGACTTTTGGAATTTTGATAAATCTATACATTACACACAAATTAACTCCTTTTTTCTGTAAATTTACAGAGGAGTTATTAAAAAGACAAGATGAAACATATATTTATGCTATAACATTTTTAGTAGTATTTATGGTAATTGCTATAATATTACATCTTTTAAATCTATTCTTAAAAAGTCAAAATACATCTATGATATTTAGATTATTAGGTGGATTTGTAAGTCTTGCAAAAGGACTTCTTATCTGTGCTATAATGTTTACTTTTTATAATGTAGCACAAGAAAAAATAGAGCCTATTAGAAAAATAGGAAAAGATAGTATATTTAATGAATATTTTTTAAAGGTAACAGATAATGTAGATTTTTATATTCCTAAAAATTTAAAATCTAAAATTCAAGAGATAAAAAATGAAAAAACTGTGGAAAAATATATGAATAAGTTAGATGGAATGTGGGGGAGTAAATAG
- a CDS encoding class I SAM-dependent rRNA methyltransferase: MAQVVLMKDKEKKIRNFYPNVFKDEIKYTIGEIKNGDVVDVVREDMMFVGRGYVTEGTSAFVRVLTTQDEPIDKDFIYRKIKEAYDKRDFLKDETNCARVFFSEADGIPGLVIDKFEKYISIQFRNSGVETFRQTIINAVKKYMKPKGIYERSDVENRVHEGVEEKTGVIYGEIPAEIVMEDNGLKYTIDIVNGQKTGFFLDQRDSRKFIRPFLNEKTRFLDVFSSSGGFSMAALKENCEKVVAIDKEPHALELCHKNYELNGFTNSFETLEGDAFMLLKTLITRGEKYDVITLDPPSLIKKKIDIKRGRDFFYELCNSSFKLMDKGGILGVITCAYHISLQDLLEVTRMAASNNGKMLQVIGINYQPADHPWILHVPETLYLKALWVKIV; encoded by the coding sequence ATGGCACAAGTTGTATTAATGAAAGATAAAGAAAAGAAAATAAGAAATTTTTATCCAAATGTATTTAAAGATGAGATAAAATATACAATTGGAGAGATAAAAAATGGAGATGTAGTAGATGTCGTAAGAGAAGATATGATGTTTGTTGGAAGAGGTTATGTAACAGAAGGAACATCAGCTTTTGTTCGTGTATTAACTACTCAAGATGAACCAATAGATAAAGATTTTATTTATAGAAAAATAAAAGAGGCTTATGATAAAAGAGATTTTTTAAAAGATGAAACTAACTGTGCAAGAGTATTTTTCTCAGAGGCTGACGGAATACCAGGTCTTGTAATAGATAAATTTGAAAAATATATCTCTATTCAATTTAGAAATTCAGGTGTTGAAACATTTAGACAAACAATAATAAATGCTGTAAAAAAATATATGAAACCAAAAGGAATCTATGAAAGAAGTGATGTTGAAAATAGAGTTCACGAAGGTGTAGAGGAAAAAACTGGAGTAATCTATGGAGAAATACCAGCAGAAATCGTTATGGAAGACAATGGTTTAAAATATACAATCGATATAGTAAATGGACAAAAAACTGGATTTTTCTTAGACCAAAGAGATTCAAGAAAATTTATAAGACCATTTCTTAATGAAAAAACAAGATTTTTAGATGTATTTTCAAGTAGTGGTGGATTTTCTATGGCTGCCTTAAAAGAAAATTGTGAAAAAGTAGTAGCAATAGATAAAGAGCCACATGCACTAGAACTTTGTCATAAAAACTATGAGCTTAATGGATTTACAAACTCTTTTGAAACTTTAGAGGGTGACGCATTTATGCTTTTAAAAACTCTTATTACAAGAGGAGAAAAATATGATGTAATAACTCTTGATCCACCATCACTTATTAAGAAAAAAATAGATATAAAAAGAGGAAGAGATTTCTTTTATGAATTATGTAACAGTAGTTTCAAATTAATGGATAAAGGGGGAATCTTAGGGGTTATCACTTGTGCTTATCATATAAGTTTACAAGATCTTTTGGAAGTAACAAGAATGGCTGCATCAAATAATGGAAAAATGTTGCAAGTTATTGGGATAAACTATCAACCAGCAGATCATCCTTGGATATTACACGTACCAGAAACACTATATTTAAAGGCTTTATGGGTAAAAATAGTATAA
- the alr gene encoding alanine racemase — MRTWLEVNTKNLKYNIGKIYEKIGDRKIIGIVKANSYGLGSVEITKELIKCGVDFFAVATLSEGIELREAGIKEKILILGGVFDDELKDAEKYNLQVALSRFDQLEYININNIQVKCHLAIETGMGRIGFNFEEVEKVKKYVKKNNLKNIIGVYTHLSVADEDSEENRVYTINQIKKFNNFSEIDTIKYRHILNSGGILSYSGMDNGNYVRVGIVMYGICGENWIEGFKPVISFKSKILFIKTLIEDMDISYGRACTLKKGEVVATIAAGYADGFKRGALNKITVNIQGRQCLVVGKVCMDMLMVKIPEDMVDSVKIGDEVILYGDDLVEKAKLIGSSTYEIITGINPRVKRVYIEE, encoded by the coding sequence ATGAGAACTTGGTTGGAAGTAAATACTAAAAATCTTAAGTATAACATAGGAAAAATTTATGAGAAAATAGGGGATAGAAAGATAATTGGTATAGTAAAAGCCAATTCTTATGGACTAGGTTCAGTTGAAATAACAAAAGAGTTGATAAAATGTGGAGTAGATTTTTTTGCAGTGGCCACTCTTTCAGAAGGAATTGAACTTAGAGAGGCTGGAATAAAAGAAAAAATCTTGATACTTGGTGGAGTTTTTGATGATGAGCTAAAAGATGCAGAAAAATATAATTTACAAGTGGCATTATCTCGTTTTGATCAATTAGAATATATAAATATAAATAATATTCAAGTAAAATGTCATTTAGCTATTGAAACAGGAATGGGTAGAATAGGTTTTAACTTTGAAGAAGTTGAAAAAGTAAAAAAATATGTAAAAAAAAATAATCTAAAAAATATAATTGGAGTATATACTCATTTATCTGTGGCAGATGAAGATAGTGAAGAAAATAGAGTTTATACAATCAATCAAATTAAAAAATTTAATAATTTTAGCGAAATAGACACAATAAAATATAGACATATATTAAATAGTGGTGGTATTTTAAGTTATTCAGGTATGGACAACGGAAACTATGTAAGAGTTGGTATTGTGATGTATGGTATCTGTGGAGAAAATTGGATAGAGGGATTTAAACCAGTTATCTCATTTAAAAGTAAGATACTTTTTATAAAAACTCTTATAGAGGATATGGATATATCTTATGGTAGAGCTTGTACTTTAAAAAAAGGTGAAGTGGTGGCTACGATTGCTGCTGGATATGCTGACGGATTTAAAAGGGGAGCTTTAAATAAAATCACTGTAAATATTCAAGGAAGACAGTGTCTAGTTGTAGGAAAAGTTTGTATGGATATGCTTATGGTAAAAATACCAGAAGATATGGTGGATAGTGTAAAAATAGGAGATGAAGTTATACTTTATGGTGATGACTTAGTTGAAAAGGCAAAACTTATAGGTTCATCTACTTATGAAATAATAACAGGGATAAACCCTAGAGTAAAAAGAGTATATATAGAGGAGTAA
- the secF gene encoding protein translocase subunit SecF: MRMHIEIVKNSKRWVALSLVFIVISLSSLLTKGLNYGIDFSGGNLFQLKFEKPVTLKEINTALDKIGKDIHQFGGNGRKVQISEGNEVLIRIQEITEKEKNKFYDEIKEVGKYEIVKEDKVGASVGKELKMSAVYSLAIGTVMIVAYITIRFEFMFAVAGILALLHDIIIAIGGISLLGYEIDTAFIAAVLTILGYSINDTIVVFDRIRETLRKKSDLTFGEILNKSVNQVMVRSLNTSITTLLAVVAILIFGGESLRTFITTLLIGIMAGTYSSIFIATPLIYLLEKDRDKKVENSKYLDNGDDDEHKEKILV; the protein is encoded by the coding sequence ATAAGAATGCACATAGAAATAGTAAAAAACAGCAAAAGATGGGTAGCTTTATCCCTTGTATTTATAGTTATTTCTTTAAGTTCTCTTTTAACAAAAGGATTGAACTATGGAATTGATTTCTCTGGAGGAAACTTATTCCAACTTAAATTTGAAAAACCTGTTACTCTAAAAGAAATTAATACAGCCTTAGATAAAATTGGAAAAGATATCCATCAATTTGGTGGAAATGGTAGAAAAGTTCAAATTTCTGAAGGAAATGAAGTTTTAATAAGAATTCAAGAAATTACAGAAAAAGAAAAAAATAAATTTTATGATGAAATAAAAGAAGTTGGAAAATATGAAATAGTAAAAGAAGACAAAGTTGGAGCTAGTGTAGGTAAAGAACTAAAAATGTCAGCGGTGTACTCTTTAGCAATCGGTACAGTAATGATTGTAGCATACATTACTATAAGATTTGAATTTATGTTTGCAGTAGCTGGAATTTTAGCTCTTTTACACGATATCATAATAGCGATAGGTGGAATATCTCTATTAGGTTATGAAATAGATACAGCTTTTATAGCGGCTGTTCTTACAATACTAGGATATTCAATCAATGATACAATAGTAGTTTTTGATAGAATAAGAGAAACACTTAGAAAGAAAAGTGATCTAACTTTTGGTGAAATACTTAATAAAAGTGTAAACCAAGTTATGGTAAGATCATTAAATACTTCAATCACAACTTTATTAGCAGTTGTAGCTATTTTAATATTTGGTGGAGAGTCTTTAAGAACATTTATAACAACTCTTTTAATAGGAATAATGGCTGGAACATATTCATCAATCTTTATTGCCACTCCTCTAATTTATCTACTTGAAAAAGATAGAGATAAAAAAGTGGAAAATTCTAAATATTTAGATAATGGCGACGATGATGAGCATAAAGAAAAAATATTAGTATAG
- the secD gene encoding protein translocase subunit SecD, with translation MKGKILLRFLLVMIVLMGSLWSIKKEPMKLGLDLKGGVYAVLEATPENPNEEIDSETMDSLIEVLDRRINGIGVAESVVQKAGSNRVIIELPGVKDTKEAINMIGKTALLEFKIMDEKGNLGETLLTGGALKKAQVGQGQLGDPQINFELKPEGAIKFAKITRENIGKQLAIVLDGKVQTAPVIKTEIAGGSGSISGNYTVEEAQKTAMLLNSGALPIKAEIIETRTVGASLGDESIAASMVAGKVGVGLVMLFMLLFYRMPGLIADMALICFGIINFGVINFIGATLTLPGIAGFILSTGMAVDANVIIFERIKEELRFGNTIRGAIKSGFSKGFVAIFDSNLTTLIITTILFIFGTGPVKGFAVTLTIGTLASMFTAITITRVLLDIFVEVFGVKNTKLFGVRGK, from the coding sequence ATGAAAGGAAAAATATTACTAAGATTTTTATTAGTAATGATTGTTCTTATGGGGTCACTATGGTCTATAAAAAAAGAACCAATGAAATTAGGACTAGATTTAAAAGGGGGAGTTTATGCAGTTCTTGAAGCCACTCCAGAAAATCCTAATGAAGAGATAGACTCAGAAACAATGGATAGTTTAATAGAAGTATTAGATAGAAGAATTAACGGAATTGGAGTTGCAGAATCTGTTGTACAAAAAGCTGGAAGCAATAGAGTAATCATTGAACTTCCTGGAGTAAAAGATACTAAGGAAGCTATAAATATGATTGGTAAGACAGCTCTTTTGGAATTTAAAATAATGGATGAAAAAGGAAACTTAGGAGAAACTCTTTTAACTGGTGGAGCCTTGAAAAAAGCTCAAGTTGGTCAAGGACAATTAGGAGATCCACAAATTAACTTTGAATTAAAACCAGAAGGAGCAATAAAATTTGCTAAAATTACAAGAGAAAATATAGGAAAACAACTTGCTATTGTACTTGATGGAAAAGTCCAAACAGCTCCTGTTATTAAAACAGAAATAGCTGGTGGTAGTGGAAGTATCAGTGGAAATTATACAGTAGAAGAAGCTCAAAAAACAGCTATGCTTTTAAATTCTGGAGCATTACCAATAAAAGCTGAGATAATAGAAACAAGAACTGTTGGAGCATCTCTTGGAGATGAATCAATAGCAGCAAGTATGGTAGCCGGAAAAGTTGGAGTAGGACTTGTAATGTTATTTATGTTACTTTTCTATAGAATGCCAGGACTTATAGCTGATATGGCGTTAATATGTTTTGGAATTATAAACTTTGGAGTAATTAACTTTATTGGTGCAACTTTAACATTACCTGGTATTGCAGGATTTATCCTTTCAACAGGAATGGCAGTAGACGCCAATGTTATTATCTTTGAAAGAATAAAAGAGGAATTAAGATTTGGTAATACAATAAGAGGAGCTATAAAATCAGGATTTAGTAAAGGATTTGTAGCAATATTTGACTCTAACTTAACAACTCTTATTATAACAACAATATTATTTATATTTGGAACAGGACCTGTAAAAGGATTTGCAGTTACTCTTACAATAGGTACTCTAGCATCAATGTTTACAGCAATAACAATAACTAGAGTATTATTAGATATTTTTGTAGAAGTATTTGGAGTAAAAAATACTAAATTATTTGGAGTAAGGGGGAAATAA
- the ruvX gene encoding Holliday junction resolvase RuvX, which translates to MYKKYISLDIGDVRIGVARSDMMGMLATPYEVINRKKVKSVKRIAEILEENNTKSLVVGIPKSLDGSEKRQAEKVREYIEKLKKNIDGLEIYEVDERMTTVSADRMLTDGGKKGALEKRKVVDKIAAAIILQTFLDSRRK; encoded by the coding sequence ATGTATAAAAAATATATTTCTCTTGATATAGGAGATGTAAGAATAGGTGTGGCAAGATCAGATATGATGGGAATGCTTGCCACTCCCTATGAAGTTATAAATAGAAAAAAAGTAAAATCTGTAAAGAGAATAGCTGAGATATTAGAAGAAAATAACACTAAATCTCTTGTGGTTGGTATTCCAAAAAGTCTTGATGGAAGCGAAAAAAGACAAGCTGAAAAAGTAAGAGAGTATATAGAAAAACTTAAAAAAAATATTGACGGGCTAGAAATTTACGAAGTAGATGAGAGAATGACAACTGTATCAGCAGATAGAATGCTTACAGATGGTGGAAAAAAAGGTGCTCTAGAAAAAAGAAAAGTTGTAGATAAAATAGCGGCTGCTATAATTCTTCAGACATTTTTAGATTCTAGAAGAAAATAA